A region from the Pseudopipra pipra isolate bDixPip1 chromosome 8, bDixPip1.hap1, whole genome shotgun sequence genome encodes:
- the LOC135417932 gene encoding dual specificity protein phosphatase 13B-like isoform X2 has protein sequence MPHTKDSSSLTSNDSYETPALSDLQRLLWFRGGSDNHVDQVWPNIYLGDAWAARSKTTLQSLNITHILNAADGPYSINTGAKYYEDLQIEYYGVEAFDDPSFDLSIFFYDAANFIGQALNSSGGKVFVHCAMGVSRSATLVLAFLMIHENLTLVDALKTVGAHRDICPNSGFLSQLRDLDIKLNEEKKGTRASAPKEL, from the exons ATGCCTCACACCAAAGACTCTTCATCTCTGACTAGCAATGATTCCTATGAAACACCAGCACTATCAGACCTCCAGCGGCTTCTGTGGTTCAGAGGAGGGTCTGATAATCATGTGGACCAAGTCTGGCCAAATATCTACCTGGGAGATGC GTGGGCTGCCAGGAGCAAAACTACTCTTCAAAGCCTCAACATTACTCATATCCTTAATGCAGCAGATGGACCATATAGCATCAACACAGGAGCCAAATATTATGAAGATCTGCAAATAGAGTACTATGGAGTAGAAGCATTTGATGATCCTTCCTTCGATTTAAGTATCTTCTTCTATGATGCTGCCAATTTCATAGGCCAGGCCTTAAACTCTTCAGGAG gtaaGGTGTTTGTTCATTGTGCCATGGGAGTGAGCCGCTCAGCGACTCTAGTGCTTGCCTTTTTAATGATCCATGAAAACTTGACACTGGTGGATGCTCTGAAGACGGTGGGTGCTCACAGAGACATCTGCCCAAATTCAGGGTTCCTCAGCCAGCTCCGGGACTTGGACATTAAACTgaatgaagagaagaaaggaacaaGAGCATCTGCTCCTAAAGAGCTGTAA